A genomic stretch from Penaeus vannamei isolate JL-2024 chromosome 6, ASM4276789v1, whole genome shotgun sequence includes:
- the LOC113827488 gene encoding gastrula zinc finger protein XlCGF57.1 — MTDERPFACTYCGKRFRWKQNMKQHQRNHTGDKPFQCSYCSKRFDWKHNLATHVRVHTGERPFKCTVCDKNFTQKGHLKEHARIHNGEKPFECADCQKRFTAKSYLKKHACIRKRVKCAVVVAPCLCSICGAEFQTKRDLKIHRNAHRAKKIFKCSHCNKEMTQKSHLEQHMRIHTGERPFQCSYCAKRFVQSSALYQHERFHRNERPYTCSHCEKSFSQKGHLRLHMRIHTGERPYPCIYCEKRFFASSDLKKHVRLHTGEKLLPCPYCKKKFVSKVTLSKHVETHTAEEFGTAAVIKDSTKESRVNNLSAQTEEHPENTSCASEGDRSVYSLRPRSQKSFHDVACDRTTSATHRGPEKASSEEAFIFIKSEYKPIFVKSEEPTNDIKTYDMYRTCVIEEKIKVEDNITVKEEIVSD; from the coding sequence ATGACTGACGAGAGACCGTTTGCGTGCACGTACTGCGGGAAGAGGTTCCGGTGGAAACAGAACATGAAGCAGCACCAGAGGAACCACACGGGAGACAAGCCGTTCCAGTGTTCGTACTGCAGCAAGAGGTTCGACTGGAAGCACAACTTAGCGACCCACGTGAGAGTCCACACGGGGGAAAGGCCGTTCAAGTGCACAGTCTGCGATAAAAATTTCACCCAAAAAGGTCATCTGAAAGAGCATGCCAGGATTCATAACGGCGAGAAGCCCTTCGAGTGCGCGGACTGCCAGAAAAGGTTCACTGCAAAGTCTTACTTGaaaaaacatgcatgcatacgaaAGCGTGTCAAGTGTGCTGTAGTTGTTGCACCGTGTTTGTGTTCCATCTGTGGCGCAGAATTTCAGACGAAGAGAGATCTGAAAATTCATAGGAACGCTCACAGAGCCAAGAAGATATTCAAGTGTTCACACTGCAACAAAGAAATGACTCAGAAATCACATTTAGAACAACATATGAGAATACATACTGGAGAAAGACCCTTCCAGTGTTCCTATTGTGCTAAGAGATTTGTGCAGAGCAGTGCCTTGTATCAGCATGAAAGATTTCATAGAAATGAGAGACCTTACACGTGTTCACACTGTGAGAAAAGTTTTAGTCAGAAAGGCCACCTGAGACTGCACATGAGAATTCACACAGGTGAAAGACCTTACCCGTGCATATATTGTGAAAAAAGGTTCTTTGCAAGTTCTGATCTGAAGAAGCATGTGAGACTTCACACAGGAGAAAAACTGCTTCCGTGCCCATATTGCAAGAAGAAGTTCGTATCAAAGGTCACTCTATCCAAGCATGTGGAAACCCACACAGCTGAGGAATTCGGGACTGCAGCTGTTATAAAAGACAGCACCAAAGAATCTCGAGTGAACAACTTATCAGCCCAAACAGAGGAACATCCAGAGAACACTTCCTGTGCGTCGGAAGGTGACCGGAGTGTGTACAGTCTTCGCCCTAGGTCGCAAAAGTCTTTCCACGATGTAGCCTGTGACAGAACTACCTCAGCGACCCATCGGGGGCCAGAAAAAGCATCCAGCGAAGAGGCTTTCATATTCATCAAGTCGGAGTATAAACCCATCTTTGTAAAGTCGGAAGAACCAactaatgacatcaaaacgtatGACATGTATAGGACGTgtgtaatagaagaaaaaattaaagtagAGGACAATATAACTGTAAAAGAAGAAATTGTGTCAGACTGA